The Leptospira noumeaensis genome segment TCTACAACTGGACTTCTATCGGTATCGTTAACAACCGTGAATCTTAGGCATTGTCTCGCAGCTAATCCATTTCCAGTGAAAGTGAGTTTTGTTGGTAGAGCAGCAGGTCCAGGTACAGATTGAGTGGAAGTAATCCTTGAGCCGTAGTTAGATGACAAAGATACTGGGATTTCAACAGATCCTGAGAAAGGAGAATTGGGATAAATGCAAGTTTCGAAACTGCTGTATCCCCAGTCGTTCTCAGTTGGTGCAGGGGTAATTCCAGAATCTTCTGTTGTGCTAAACGATGCAGATACATTCCCATCTTCTACAAGAGATACTGCCTTCGTTGTGATCGTCACATCCGAGGAACAAGCAACAGTCGATTCGTTTCCAAACAATCGATCAAATTTTTCGCTGACCCCAAAAAGGAAAGTATCCCCGGCGGAAACTTGGCCGCTACAATTTGAAAATATGAGGATAGAGAGAACTAGGATCGAAAGAAAGGATTTTATCTGTAGGTAAAATTTCATAAATAATTTCGTGCATCCATTTGTAGAGGTTGATCCAATTGTTTTCAGCAATCGGATCGGGGCAACAAAAAACGATACATGCAAGATTTTGAATGATCGCTGGTTTTATTGTTAGCTGGTGTTGAAAAATAGGGCATTTTGTAGCGGAATCCAAGGAGACTTTTTAGTGTGAACTCCTAATCTTTGTGTCAATATGGTGAAATCGTAGGTAGAGCCTTTCCAGATGGCGTTAAATTCAAATTCTGTAATTTATCAATTGATTTTAGCAGTTGATTCTAAAGATAAGGATTGTTGGCTTTATGCGTAAAAAAATATCTTCATCTACTATATTCCTACCCACCTTCCTTCTGTTAACTTTAGTTAATTGTAACTCTATTACGAAACCGGAATGGACGGAAACTGCGGCCTTTCAAAAGTTTTGTGGTTGTGTGACTGTGAAAGAAGAGAAGACCAATGACCATTTGGGAAGTTTGCCCGAAGGTGCTTTGGATGAACTCGGAACTTCCGATTATTTAGAAAAATTATACAAAGGATTACGAAACGATTTTGAACATTCAGGGACACCTTTCGAAGAAGTAGGAGGGAGTCTTGTGGGCAAAGGAGTAGAACTCAAAAGAATCGAAGACGATGAAAAAAGGCTTCGAGAACTTCTGATTGTGATCGATGGGGACGTGGCTTTTCCATCTGGTAAATCTACCCTCACACCCAAAGCAAAAGAACTCATCGCAAAAGTAGGGGATGCCATGGAGGCTTATCCCGAAACCAATTGTCGGATTGGTGGACACACAGATAGTGTGGGCGCTTTTTCTATGAATCTCAAACTCAGTAAAGATCGTTCGCAGTCCGTGAAACGAGAGTTAAAGTTAGTTCACAATATTGTGGAAGGAAGATTTAAGGAAGTGGATGGTTATGCTGACCTTCATAAAATTGTAGATACTATGCTTGCGGAAAAGAAAAACCGTAGAACAGAAATTTATGTTGGGACGGTTCGCATTGTTTACTAGAATACGAAATACGATCTCTATGAATTTGGTTCCTATCCTTCTCATCTTTTTCCTTTTTGGTTTTTTCCTTCCTTTAAAGGCAGAAGAAACAAAAAAAGATGTTACAAATCCTGAGACCAAACAAGAAGAACCTGCGGTAGAAAACAAAACCTCTGTTCCTTTGGAAGACCGCGAGGATAATAAAACTCGGATGGATATCTTCAATCAAGTGTATGAACACAGGTTGATGTTACGCGGTGGATGGGGGGTTGGAAAATTATCACCTGCCATCTTAAATGAAACAGGGCCTGCTTGGTTTCAAAATTCTGTGTTTCGTCAAATCACAGAACCTGGTGCTCCACTTGCGGTACCTTACAAACCAGCCAAAGACCTAGGACTCAATTCCCAATTTTGGGACATTCGGTACGGTTATAAAAACAAATTTGAAGTTCAATTTGCAGAAGACACTTCCCTTGGTGTGTATAGCCGTGACCTGCCTGCTTCCAATAACTTTATTTCTCCAAGGACTGATACTTACTGGGCCAGCTCCTTCGAAGGAAATCGTTTGCTCCGATTTGAAGGTGTGAGCCAACATTTACGTTTTTCTTATACCCATCCTTTTTCAAAAATTTTGATGATTGGCCCCTCTATCAACTTCCATCGATATACGGAAAGAAATAATATTTCGTATGGTTCCTATTCCACAAGTAGGCCGGAAGCTCCCATTCCTAACAAAGCTACTTGGTCGATTGGTGGAGATGCCAACGCTGAATATTCGATGAAAGGAATTTTACCTGGAATTTTTGCTAAATTTAAACTTCGCGATTGGTGGGAACTTCGGGCTCGTTTGGAATTATTAGATAGAAGAGGAAACTTTTCTGTGTTAGGTTCTCAAATCATCCAAGAATCATTTACCGATGGAAGTTCCCAATTCAATGGCGTGGTTCCAGCTTATGGTGGAAAGGTAAGAGATAAGGGAACCATTTTCAACCTCGAAACTTCCTTTCAATATTGCCGATTTAGTTTGGACATTGGGATGATCCGCCAAGATGTCAAAAGAAGTTATGAAAGTTATTTTGGAGACACGGTTGGAAATGTCCCTCGGAGTGATTATTCGGCTCGGAGTGTTTATATTGGATTTTCAGAAATGTCCAGCTCCATCAAACATACTGTGACTGAATTTTACATCATGCCAGGTGTTTCTTTCTATTACGACGCAGATAAAATTTACTGATTCTAAAAATGTTTGATTTTTCTTTTTTGCAAAACAATCTAAAGTCTGTGCCGTATTTAATCTTTATCAGTTTTTTCCTTATGATCGCTTGTGGAAATTCGTCCGACCAGGCAGACAAAAACCAAGTAGAGTCAAAAAGTTCCCAAGATACCAAACGGATCATCTATTTTGGAGATTCTCTCACCGCAGGGTATGGGTTACTAGATTTTGAAGATGCTTGGCCCCATGTCCTTACCAAAAAAATTTCTGCAGAAGGATATTCCTACCAAATGACAAATGCTGGTGTTTCTGGAGATACAACCAGCGGTGGACTTGGACGTTTGGAATGGGTTTTGGCAGAAAAACCATCCATCTTCGTACTCGAGTTAGGTGCAAATGATATGTTGCGAGGGATTAGTCCTAAACTAACAAAAGAAAATTTACGTTCGATGATCCGCCAAATCAAATCCCAATACCCAACCACCAAGATATTGTTAGTGGGAATGTATGCCACACCCAATATGGGAAAAAAATACGCGGAAGAGTTTAATTCGATTTATCCGGATCTTTCCAAAGAAGAAGATATACCGCTTGTTCCTTTTATTTTAGAAAAAGTGGCATCCATCCGGAAACTCAACCAAAAGGATGGAATCCATCCAACGGAAGCTGGTCATAAACTCGTAGCGGACACAGTGTACCCTTACCTCAAACCATTACTTGTAAAATAATCTTTTTGGAGTAAAGAATGACTGCTTCCTTTCCTATCCCTAGTTTTGCTGAAAGATGCAAAGTATCTGCAAAAAATTCATTTGGTGCATCCTTTTCTCATCCCTTTGTCCTTGCTCTTGCTGATGGATCTTTAGATCCAAAGATCTTTCGTTTTTACCAAATCCAAGATGCCAAATATTTGGAATCTTTTTCCGATGCTTGTGCCATCCTTTCTACAAGGGTCACAGATCCGGAAGATAAACTTTGGCTGATCGATGCGGCAAAAATGGCTCTCGTTGTGGAAAGCCAACTCCACATGGGTTATGGAAAAACACTTGGTTATGATTCCAAAACCATTGCCGAAACAGAACCAACTCCTAACAATTTAGCTTACCAAAACCATATGATTGCCTCCGTTGTCAAAGGGTCGGTAGTGGAAGGATTTGCCGCCATTGCGCCTTGTCCTTGGCTTTATATTGATCTTGGCCAACACCTACTCAAAGAAAAAGGAAAGATCCCGGAAGACCATCCCTATGCCTCTTGGTTGCTCATGTATTCCGATCCTGGGTTTAATGAATATATGACCAATCTTTTGGCTCGATTGCAAAAGTATGCAGACCTTGCCGATGAAGATTCTAAAAAACGAGCAGTGGCCGCCTTCCAACAAAGTTGTAATTACGAATGGATGTTTTGGGAACAGGCTTGGACTGAGCAAAGTTGGCCCTCTCGCTAAATTATGGTTAGTCGGTTTAAGGGACTTTTTTAGTATCAGTTCAGAATTTGGAGATTTCCCTTTGGTCTCCCATTTTCCTATGTGATTTTGATCTTTTTTCCTTGCCGATTTGCTTAGATTCCAAATGATGGTTTCACAAACCTTCTGCGGGAATAGCTCAGCGGTAGAGCATCTCCTTGCCAAGGAGAGGGTCGCGGGTTCAAGTCCCGTTTCCCGCTAATGAAGGTACGCTTCTTTTTCTTTCCACTACACTCTCTTTATTTACACTGGATATAATACGATGGAATTTACGGCAAAAAAAAATAACAACGCAACTTGTGACCTCAGCATTCAATTTAGCGCTGAAGAAGTCCGCACTGCCTACTCTAAGGCTTACAAAAATGCATCCGAAAAAGTAAAAATCCCTGGTTTTCGTCCCGGAAAAGCACCACTGAATATGGTCGAAAAGGTTCTCGGTGATTCGGTTATGGATGATGCAGCCAACATTATGCTGAACCAAGCAATGGCAGACCTATTTGATAAATTGGAACACAAACCAATCCGCCTGCCACAATTCCAAATGGAAACTTTTGATAAAAATACCGGTGCCAAAGCCAAAGCAACTTACGACACCAAACCAGAAGTCACCTTACCAAAGTTAAAGAAGATCAAAATCCAACCGAAAGAAATTAAAATTTCTGATGCGGACATCCAAAAAGAATTGGAAGGGATTCAAAAAAATATGGCTCGTAACTCTTTGAAAGAAGAGGGTGAACCTGTAGAATCTGCTGACCTTTTAGAAATCAATTATAAGTTCAAAGAAACTGACAAAGAATACCCAGAACAAGGCCAAGTTGGAAAATTCCAAATGGGTGCGCCCCAAAACCCTCCTGGTTTTGAAACGAACCTCCTCGGTATGAAACTAAACGAAACCAAAGAGTTTTCTTTCACTTATCCTGACTCTTACCCACAATCCCCAGAGTCTGCTGGAAAAACCATTGTTTACACAGTAACCGTTTCTGCAATTTACAAAGTCACATATCCTGAAATCAATGATGACTTTGCATCCGAAGTGGATGGTTCTGTCAACTTACAAGAGTTAAAGGAAAAAACCAAAAAACAGTTACACGAAATTTTTGGGAACGCACTCACAAAACGTGCCACTGATGATGCTTATAACGAAATCATCAAAGAATCCAAATTCATCATTCCTGAATCTTTGATTTACGAAGAAACAGAAACCGTATTCCAAAACTTTATGCGTGAATTTGGCCTTCCCGTTTCTTCCCTTGCAGACTACGCAAAACGATTGAACAAGGAAGAAAAAGAAGTTCGTGAATCTTTCTCCAAAGCGGCTGAAAAACGCATCCAAACCTATATTTTGAAGCAGAAAATCGCGGAAGAACACAAAATCCAGATTTCTGACGAAGAAGTGGAGGCTGGATACGAAAAAGAGGCAACTCAGCAAGGAATTACTGCCGAAACTCTGAAAAAAGAAGTCCAAAAACAGAAGGCGGAAACCTTCTACCGTGACAAATTCCTGTTTGATAAAATCGACGAGTTTGTATACGCTGAGGTAGAAAAGAAGTCGCCTAAGGCTATTTCAACGGAAGAAGCTGAGAAAATTCTTAGCGGGAAAGAAGAGTAAACTATGTCAACATTTATTCCAAACGTTTCAGAACAAACAAGTCGTGGCATAATCACTAGTGATGTGTATTCCAGACTGCTTAGGGATCGTATTATATTTCTGGGTGCTGGTATTGATGACACCTACGCAAATGCTGTTTCTGCTCAACTTTTGTTTTTAGAAGCGGAAAATCCAGATCGAGACATCTATCTCTACATCAATAGCCCTGGTGGTTATGTGAGTTCTGGTCTTGCCATTTATGACACAATGCAGCTTGTTAAACCTGAGGTAAGAACTCTTTGTATTGGACAGGCTTCCTCAATGGCGGCACTACTCCTTGCGGGTGGGGCCAAAGGAAAACGATCTGCACTTCCGAATTCTCGGATTATGTTACACCAACCTTACGGTGGAGCCGGTGGACAGGCTTCCGATATTGAGATTTCCGCCAAAGAAATTATCAAGACCAAGGACAAATTGATCGAACTTTATGGTAAACACATAGGAAAACCTGCCGACCAAATCAGAAAAGACACCGAAAGAAATTTCTTTATGAGTGCTGAGGAAGCCAAAGAGTA includes the following:
- a CDS encoding TenA family protein → MTASFPIPSFAERCKVSAKNSFGASFSHPFVLALADGSLDPKIFRFYQIQDAKYLESFSDACAILSTRVTDPEDKLWLIDAAKMALVVESQLHMGYGKTLGYDSKTIAETEPTPNNLAYQNHMIASVVKGSVVEGFAAIAPCPWLYIDLGQHLLKEKGKIPEDHPYASWLLMYSDPGFNEYMTNLLARLQKYADLADEDSKKRAVAAFQQSCNYEWMFWEQAWTEQSWPSR
- a CDS encoding ATP-dependent Clp protease proteolytic subunit; this encodes MSTFIPNVSEQTSRGIITSDVYSRLLRDRIIFLGAGIDDTYANAVSAQLLFLEAENPDRDIYLYINSPGGYVSSGLAIYDTMQLVKPEVRTLCIGQASSMAALLLAGGAKGKRSALPNSRIMLHQPYGGAGGQASDIEISAKEIIKTKDKLIELYGKHIGKPADQIRKDTERNFFMSAEEAKEYGIIDNVILERKQMLQT
- the tig gene encoding trigger factor, with the translated sequence MEFTAKKNNNATCDLSIQFSAEEVRTAYSKAYKNASEKVKIPGFRPGKAPLNMVEKVLGDSVMDDAANIMLNQAMADLFDKLEHKPIRLPQFQMETFDKNTGAKAKATYDTKPEVTLPKLKKIKIQPKEIKISDADIQKELEGIQKNMARNSLKEEGEPVESADLLEINYKFKETDKEYPEQGQVGKFQMGAPQNPPGFETNLLGMKLNETKEFSFTYPDSYPQSPESAGKTIVYTVTVSAIYKVTYPEINDDFASEVDGSVNLQELKEKTKKQLHEIFGNALTKRATDDAYNEIIKESKFIIPESLIYEETETVFQNFMREFGLPVSSLADYAKRLNKEEKEVRESFSKAAEKRIQTYILKQKIAEEHKIQISDEEVEAGYEKEATQQGITAETLKKEVQKQKAETFYRDKFLFDKIDEFVYAEVEKKSPKAISTEEAEKILSGKEE
- a CDS encoding OmpA family protein, which gives rise to MRKKISSSTIFLPTFLLLTLVNCNSITKPEWTETAAFQKFCGCVTVKEEKTNDHLGSLPEGALDELGTSDYLEKLYKGLRNDFEHSGTPFEEVGGSLVGKGVELKRIEDDEKRLRELLIVIDGDVAFPSGKSTLTPKAKELIAKVGDAMEAYPETNCRIGGHTDSVGAFSMNLKLSKDRSQSVKRELKLVHNIVEGRFKEVDGYADLHKIVDTMLAEKKNRRTEIYVGTVRIVY
- a CDS encoding arylesterase: MPYLIFISFFLMIACGNSSDQADKNQVESKSSQDTKRIIYFGDSLTAGYGLLDFEDAWPHVLTKKISAEGYSYQMTNAGVSGDTTSGGLGRLEWVLAEKPSIFVLELGANDMLRGISPKLTKENLRSMIRQIKSQYPTTKILLVGMYATPNMGKKYAEEFNSIYPDLSKEEDIPLVPFILEKVASIRKLNQKDGIHPTEAGHKLVADTVYPYLKPLLVK